TGCGCATATCTTTGTGGTCTACTACTAGTAAGAAGCCAAAGTCGGCGACGCAGGCTTCTGGCTCTGCCCCATGGCAGCAGCACAGGCGCCCACGAAGGCGGCGTTGATGTAGGTGGCCGGCTCGGAGTGCGCCGAGTCCCCCCTGTTGTCCCCGAACTGGTCGTTCTCGTCGGGCCCTCCGACGATGGCGCCGACATGGACGTTCGGGTTGGGGTCGCTGGTGGGCAGCCAGGAGGAGAAGCCCTCGTTGCAGGGGACCGTCCGGGTGAGCACCTTGATGGAGGGGATGGAGGCGGCGCGGTGGTGGATGCGCCGCGGGAAGGCGCCGCCGAAGCCCGCCATGTACGACATGCCCATCGGGTTGCTCCCCAGGATGTAGTCGACCTGCGACGCGGCGAACGAGGCGATCTGGTCCGGGGAGAAGCTCGCGGCGCTGCAGCGGACGCCGTCGGAGACGCCCCAGGACTCGAGCGTCTTGGCGTAGATGGAGAGCACGAGGGCCGCCGTGGTGGTGTACTGCATGTTCACTGAATCGCGTGTGAAGAGGAGCCCTCCTGCGGCAAGCACCGGTCGTGTGGAGAAGATGAGAGGTTTTGGGCGGGATGTTCTTCAGAGTTCGGAGTGAGGCAGGGAGGGACGTAACGTACCACGAGTTGTGCGTATCTGCGTATTGCCGCTGTCAGGCATGAGGGCGCAGACGAAGGAGTCCAGGTTGGCCTTGTACCtgtctagctctctccttcctttcaaatactcctgaaATCAATCAGAGATGGTACATCGGTAATGGACTTTGCGTGAATCCATGGAGGCATGCATGAATCGTTGTGCGAGTGCGACCCACCTGTGTTGCGAGCATCTGGGCTCCAACCTGCTTGTTGTCCCAGCTGAACTCGTTGACCGGGTTGCTGGAGCCCTGGTTCTGGCGCAGGAAGTCGAGGTACTTGCCGTCCTTGGTCGCCCGGTAGAGCCACGCCGAGGCCCAGAGCAGCTCATCCTGAAAGCCGGAGTAGGAGCAGTAGAAGGGGCAGGACGACTGGAAGGATCCCCTGTAATTGTTGGCCAACTCAAAGAGCTGACCAAGCCAAAAAAACCAAAACCGTTATCGTGATTCCTTCATCAACTTAACTAACGAGAAACAACAGCACATGCATGCTTCGTGCGTACCGATTTGGACGCGGCCAGGAGCCGCGAGGCGAACGCCTTGTCGCCGTCTTCCTTGAGCACTAGGTAGGCCGCCGCGAGCGCCGCAGCCGCCTCGCCGGCGGCCTCCGACCCGGGCGAGTCCGCGGTGACCTTGTACAGGGTCCTCGGCGTGTCCATGTCCTCCGGCCGCTCCCAGCACCCGTGGTCGGCGTTCCCGTCCCCCACCTTAAGGCAACAACAACAAAGATAAATCTAGTCCATCTCATGGTTTCATTGATGTGCTTTTTCTTTGAACGTTAAATTGGTAGAAAAACCAACCAGACCTGGGTATAGAGGGTGGTGGGAGATGTGTGCGCGCGGAGCAGGAAATCAGCGCCCCAATGGATGGCGGCCCCGAGGTTGCCCAGCTGCCCCGCCGCCGCGACGTCGCCACGGAACTCGATGGCGCTCCAGCTCAGCAGGGTCACCGTGAAGGCCATCGGGAACCCGAACTTGACGTTGTCGCCGGCGTCGTAGTACCCACCCGTCAGGTTAACCTGTGATCGCCATTCCACTATC
The sequence above is a segment of the Triticum dicoccoides isolate Atlit2015 ecotype Zavitan chromosome 1A, WEW_v2.0, whole genome shotgun sequence genome. Coding sequences within it:
- the LOC119267469 gene encoding endoglucanase 20-like, whose translation is MATMAVKVWVVAMMLVVHCFDVGLGAGGDGLCLGSPDYGDALAKAILFFEGQRSGRLPANQRVSWRGNSALADGRPENVNLTGGYYDAGDNVKFGFPMAFTVTLLSWSAIEFRGDVAAAGQLGNLGAAIHWGADFLLRAHTSPTTLYTQVGDGNADHGCWERPEDMDTPRTLYKVTADSPGSEAAGEAAAALAAAYLVLKEDGDKAFASRLLAASKSLFELANNYRGSFQSSCPFYCSYSGFQDELLWASAWLYRATKDGKYLDFLRQNQGSSNPVNEFSWDNKQVGAQMLATQEYLKGRRELDRYKANLDSFVCALMPDSGNTQIRTTRGGLLFTRDSVNMQYTTTAALVLSIYAKTLESWGVSDGVRCSAASFSPDQIASFAASQVDYILGSNPMGMSYMAGFGGAFPRRIHHRAASIPSIKVLTRTVPCNEGFSSWLPTSDPNPNVHVGAIVGGPDENDQFGDNRGDSAHSEPATYINAAFVGACAAAMGQSQKPASPTLASY